Proteins encoded in a region of the Scyliorhinus canicula chromosome 2, sScyCan1.1, whole genome shotgun sequence genome:
- the LOC119960695 gene encoding atypical chemokine receptor 3-like has product MSTADLITFWDYWDEQNITTMNLTWTTCVNESDCLTWEIFHCLHSFSKKAILHTISFFYILIFVIGFVANIVVVYVNVKAKRSRYETHFYILNLAIADLCVVVTLPFWVTSLIQHGTWPFGEFMCKFTHFIFSVNLFGSIFFLTCMSVDRYTSMVWFQDSIDRKKELIRKVICMFVWIFSFLISLPDLFFLKVTLSYRDESICHLAYPEENFREWMAGMEMIYIIIGFAIPFAIIAVFYFLLATTIPITNDPERKNSRKIIFVYVIVFLICWLPYHSILFLDFLWFLNLLSFSCQLEDFIYASFHITQCLALVHCCANPILYSFINKNYRYDLMKAFIVKYSVKSGITRLMDSTETEHSMLEAVS; this is encoded by the coding sequence ATGTCAACTGCTGACTTAATCACCTTCTGGGATTACTGGGATGAGCAGAACATTACCACGATGAATCTGACCTGGACCACTTGTGTAAATGAGTCTGACTGTTTGACCTGGGAGATTTTCCATTGTCTTCACAGCTTCTCCAAGAAAGCAATCCTGCATACTATATCTTTCTTTTATATCCTGATTTTTGTCATTGGTTTCGTGGCCAACATTGTGGTGGTGTATGTGAACGTGAAGGCAAAGCGATCAAGGTATGAAACTCACTTCTACATCCTGAACTTGGCCATTGCAGACTTGTGTGTGGTAGTCACACTCCCTTTCTGGGTCACGTccctcattcaacatggcacctgGCCGTTTGGAGAGTTTATGTGCAAATTTACTCACTTCATCTTCAGTGTCAATCTTTTTGGGAGCATCTTCTTCCTAACGTGCATGAGTGTGGACAGATATACATCAATGGTGTGGTTCCAAGATTCCATTGACCGTAAGAAAGAGTTGATCCGCAAGGTTATCTGCATGTTTGTCTGGATTTTTTCCTTTCTCATCTcacttccagatttatttttcttGAAAGTGACTCTCAGTTATCGGGATGAATCCATCTGCCATTTGGCTTATCCTGAGGAAAACTTCAGGGAATGGATGGCAGGAATGGAAATGATCTACATCATCATCGGCTTTGCTATCCCATTTGCAATTATCGCAGTTTTCTATTTTCTCCTAGCAACAACCATCCCAATCACAAATGACCCAGAGAGAAAAAATAGCCGGAAGATAATATTTGTCTATGTGATCGTTTTCCTTATTTGTTGGCTTCCCTATCACTCGATTCTATTTCTTGAttttttgtggttcctcaatctTTTATCATTCAGTTGTCAGCTGGAAGATTTCATATATGCTTCTTTTCACATTACTCAATGCCTAGCCTTGGTACATTGCTGTGCAAATCCCATACTCTACAGCTTCATTAATAAAAACTACAGATATGACCTCATGAAAGCTTTCATCGTCAAATACTCTGTCAAATCTGGTATTACAAGGCTTATGGACAGTACAGAAACAGAGCACTCCATGTTGGAGGCAGTTTCCTAA